A section of the Flavobacteriales bacterium genome encodes:
- a CDS encoding endonuclease/exonuclease/phosphatase family protein, which translates to MTTAPFRALLLFALWSLPCTGPVLAQTTLRVMSYNLLAFPEPVPAGRQDTLARIVDHVRPDLLLAQEIETLAGANLVLNDALNTNGVTRFSRADWVPQISDPGSTVKLQQLLYYDHERFTLAGQQTLTTAVRDINVYTLYVNDVDLPQSQDTTWITVYVAHLKASTGVVNEFARQQMAQVLMDHLNSLPPGRNVIVGGDMNIYAADEGAYTTFMTTGVGNPLDDPLTLPISWNGNSAMTQHHTQSTRTNTLYGEGAGGGLDDRFDMILLSQTAMNGGDRLSYVAGSCRPVGNSGTCFNDNITDCSTGQTPFAVLRALYYMSDHLPVILDLSFDGVVAGGPALEAPSPVALRHAADGTLLLDAERPGTGVLERWDAQGRLLERRTVRFAEGTTTWPAERPAPGLQVAVLHLEGTIIRHPYILAP; encoded by the coding sequence GTGACCACCGCCCCCTTCCGCGCCCTCCTCCTCTTCGCCCTGTGGAGCCTGCCCTGCACCGGGCCGGTGCTGGCGCAGACCACCCTGCGGGTGATGAGCTACAACCTGCTGGCCTTCCCCGAACCGGTGCCGGCCGGGCGGCAGGACACCCTGGCCCGCATCGTGGACCATGTGCGGCCCGATCTGCTGCTGGCCCAGGAGATCGAAACGCTCGCCGGGGCCAACCTGGTGCTGAACGACGCGCTGAACACCAACGGCGTCACCCGCTTCAGCCGCGCCGATTGGGTGCCGCAGATCAGCGACCCGGGCAGCACGGTGAAGCTGCAGCAGCTGCTGTACTACGACCACGAGCGCTTCACCCTGGCCGGGCAACAGACCCTGACGACGGCGGTGCGTGACATCAACGTGTACACGCTGTACGTGAACGACGTGGACCTGCCCCAGTCGCAGGACACCACCTGGATCACGGTCTATGTGGCCCACCTGAAGGCCAGCACCGGCGTGGTGAACGAGTTCGCCCGCCAGCAGATGGCGCAGGTGCTGATGGACCACCTGAACAGCCTGCCGCCGGGCCGCAACGTGATCGTGGGCGGCGACATGAACATCTACGCCGCCGACGAAGGGGCCTACACGACCTTCATGACGACAGGGGTGGGCAACCCGCTGGACGACCCCCTTACGCTGCCGATCAGCTGGAACGGCAACTCGGCGATGACCCAGCACCACACGCAGAGCACGCGCACCAACACGCTGTACGGCGAGGGTGCCGGCGGAGGGCTGGACGACCGCTTCGACATGATCCTGCTGAGCCAGACGGCGATGAACGGCGGCGACCGGCTGAGCTACGTCGCCGGCAGCTGCCGTCCGGTGGGCAACTCGGGCACCTGCTTCAACGACAACATCACCGATTGCAGCACGGGCCAGACACCGTTCGCGGTGCTGCGGGCGCTGTACTACATGAGCGACCACCTGCCGGTGATCCTGGACCTGAGCTTCGATGGCGTGGTGGCCGGCGGTCCCGCGCTGGAGGCGCCCTCCCCGGTGGCGCTGCGCCATGCCGCGGACGGCACGCTGCTGCTGGACGCCGAACGTCCGGGCACGGGCGTGCTGGAGCGCTGGGACGCGCAGGGCCGCCTGCTCGAGCGGCGCACGGTCCGCTTCGCCGAAGGCACCACCACCTGGCCTGCCGAACGCCCCGCGCCCGGCCTCCAGGTGGCGGTGCTGCATCTGGAAGGCACGATCATCCGCCACCCCTACATCCTTGCGCCATGA
- a CDS encoding DUF423 domain-containing protein, with the protein MHRLLTAGAAVLAIAVALGAFGAHGLKSMLSPDALAQWRTGVEYQFYHGLGLLLLAALHGRIPERPLRLAGGLLLAGVVAFSGSLYLLATRDLLGTQGLTPVLGPVTPLGGLCLIAGWGLLLVGARRGH; encoded by the coding sequence ATGCATCGTCTATTGACCGCCGGGGCCGCCGTGCTCGCCATCGCCGTGGCCCTCGGCGCCTTCGGCGCCCATGGATTGAAGAGCATGCTGTCCCCCGACGCGCTCGCGCAATGGCGCACCGGGGTGGAATACCAGTTCTACCACGGCCTGGGCCTCCTGCTGCTCGCCGCCCTGCACGGCCGGATCCCCGAGCGTCCGCTCCGCCTGGCCGGCGGGCTGCTCCTGGCCGGCGTGGTGGCCTTCTCCGGCTCCCTCTACCTGCTGGCCACCCGCGACCTGCTTGGCACCCAAGGCCTTACACCGGTCCTCGGACCGGTGACGCCCCTCGGGGGCCTCTGCCTCATCGCCGGGTGGGGGCTGCTGCTGGTGGGCGCCCGTCGCGGACACTGA
- a CDS encoding ABC transporter ATP-binding protein, translating to MPALLTVHDLHFAHDGRAILHGVGLELAAGEVLVVVGPSGCGKTTLLRLIAGLERPAAGRITVQGRVLSGGVAWVPPEERPVGFVFQGLALFPHLTVRGNVGFGLADRPRAERERRVQEELAAVGLEGLGDRYPHQLSGGQQQRVAIARSLVRRPALMLMDEPFSDLDPGTRAAVRQEVLRILRDHGTGAVVVTHDREDAFHLADRIAEMDQGRIVRIGAAAELRAAWSAHPFAP from the coding sequence GTGCCTGCCCTGCTCACCGTCCACGACCTGCACTTCGCCCACGACGGGCGGGCCATCCTGCATGGGGTGGGGCTGGAGCTGGCCGCGGGCGAGGTGCTGGTGGTGGTGGGGCCCAGCGGTTGCGGCAAGACCACCTTGCTGCGGCTCATCGCCGGGCTGGAGCGTCCCGCCGCCGGCCGCATCACCGTGCAGGGGCGCGTCCTGAGCGGCGGCGTTGCGTGGGTGCCGCCGGAGGAACGGCCGGTGGGTTTCGTCTTCCAGGGGCTGGCCCTCTTCCCCCACCTCACCGTGCGCGGCAATGTGGGCTTCGGCCTGGCCGACCGTCCCCGCGCCGAGCGCGAGCGCCGCGTGCAGGAGGAGCTGGCGGCCGTGGGGCTGGAGGGCCTGGGCGACCGCTACCCGCACCAGCTGAGCGGCGGGCAGCAGCAGCGCGTGGCCATCGCCCGCAGCCTGGTGCGGCGCCCCGCCCTGATGCTGATGGATGAGCCCTTCAGCGACCTGGACCCCGGCACCCGGGCGGCGGTTCGGCAGGAGGTGCTGCGCATCCTGCGCGACCACGGCACCGGCGCGGTGGTGGTGACGCACGACCGCGAGGACGCCTTCCACCTGGCCGACCGCATCGCCGAAATGGACCAGGGCCGCATCGTGCGCATCGGGGCGGCGGCCGAGCTGCGCGCCGCATGGAGCGCCCATCCCTTCGCGCCATGA
- a CDS encoding DinB family protein encodes MSTERPLMEEIPAFYRGYVQEAPGADVCEALVHAAEAVRAAFSAVPEARGDHRYAPGKWTVKEVLLHLIDAERVFAYRALRFARRDATPLPGFDEDAWVPAARADRRTLAGLLAEHGAVHAATLALFRSFEPEDLLQRGTANGNPISVRAIGWATAGHALHHVAVLRERYLG; translated from the coding sequence ATGAGCACCGAGCGACCCTTGATGGAGGAGATCCCCGCGTTCTACCGCGGCTACGTGCAGGAAGCGCCCGGCGCGGACGTGTGCGAAGCGCTGGTGCACGCCGCCGAGGCCGTGCGGGCCGCCTTCAGCGCGGTCCCGGAAGCGCGCGGCGACCACCGGTACGCGCCCGGCAAGTGGACGGTGAAGGAGGTGCTGCTGCACCTGATCGATGCGGAGCGCGTGTTCGCCTACCGGGCCTTGCGGTTCGCACGCCGCGATGCTACGCCGCTGCCTGGCTTCGACGAGGACGCATGGGTGCCGGCCGCCCGGGCCGACCGTCGCACGCTGGCCGGGCTGCTGGCCGAGCACGGCGCGGTGCATGCGGCCACCCTGGCGCTGTTCCGCAGCTTCGAGCCCGAGGACCTGCTGCAGCGCGGCACCGCGAACGGGAACCCCATCAGCGTGCGGGCCATCGGCTGGGCCACGGCCGGGCACGCGCTGCACCATGTGGCGGTGCTGCGGGAGCGCTACCTTGGTTGA
- a CDS encoding tetratricopeptide repeat protein, which translates to MSTDRLTQLRALLAEEPGDLFLRYAIALELKRLGDTGGAIDDLEQLVRDAPHHIATYYQLALLLAEVGRAHDALHVCDVGLLQCTVAGDRKARAELQELRHAIADEA; encoded by the coding sequence ATGAGCACCGACCGGCTGACGCAGCTGCGCGCCCTGCTGGCCGAGGAGCCGGGCGACCTCTTCCTGCGCTACGCCATCGCCCTGGAGCTGAAGCGGCTGGGCGACACCGGCGGGGCCATCGACGACCTGGAGCAGCTCGTGCGCGATGCGCCGCACCACATCGCCACCTACTACCAGCTGGCCCTGCTGCTGGCCGAGGTGGGCCGTGCGCACGACGCCCTGCACGTGTGCGATGTGGGCCTGCTGCAGTGCACCGTGGCCGGCGACCGCAAGGCCCGCGCCGAGCTGCAGGAGCTGCGCCACGCCATCGCCGACGAGGCATGA
- the pckA gene encoding phosphoenolpyruvate carboxykinase (ATP) gives MNEFGKRPKNADLSSIGLGLVGDAYWNLEPAELIEHTIVNGQGVFADSGALAIDTGEFTGRSPKDKFCVKDAKTQDTVWWGDVNIAFDEAKFDALYEKMCAYLMNRDVYIKDATACADPEYRLNVRVVAEYPWSALFAGNMFIRPSAAELEDFTPEWHVVCVPGFTADPAKDGTRQHNFAIINYSRKMIIIGGTGYTGEIKKGIFTVLNYVLPQERGVLSMHCSANIGKDGDTAVFFGLSGTGKTTLSADPDRRLIGDDEHGWSDSGVFNFEGGCYAKCIDLSAEKEPQIWNAIKFGALLENIVFHEGTTKVDFSDGTKTENTRVSYPIHHIDNIAVPSMGAHPKNIFFLTCDAYGVLPPISRLTPQQAMYWFISGYTAKVAGTEAGVTEPKTVFSACFGAPFLALHPGKYAAMLGEKLRQHDVRIWLVNTGWSGGAYGTGERMKLKYTRAMITAALRGELDGVDYHQHPVFGVSFPATCPHVPDGILDPRSTWKDKAAYDQQAERLAKAFNDNFAKYKDGVEPEVLAAAPRSTVKA, from the coding sequence ATGAACGAGTTCGGCAAGCGACCGAAGAACGCGGACCTCTCCTCCATCGGCCTGGGCCTTGTGGGCGACGCCTACTGGAACCTCGAACCCGCCGAGCTGATCGAGCACACCATCGTCAACGGTCAAGGCGTGTTCGCGGACAGCGGCGCCCTGGCCATCGATACCGGTGAGTTCACCGGACGAAGCCCCAAGGACAAGTTCTGCGTGAAGGACGCCAAGACGCAGGACACCGTGTGGTGGGGCGACGTCAACATCGCCTTCGATGAGGCCAAGTTCGACGCCCTCTACGAGAAGATGTGCGCCTACCTGATGAACCGCGATGTGTACATCAAGGACGCCACCGCCTGCGCCGACCCCGAATACCGCCTCAACGTGCGCGTGGTGGCCGAGTATCCCTGGAGCGCCCTCTTCGCCGGCAACATGTTCATCCGCCCCTCGGCCGCCGAGCTCGAGGACTTCACCCCCGAGTGGCACGTGGTCTGCGTGCCCGGCTTCACCGCCGACCCGGCCAAGGACGGCACCCGCCAGCACAACTTCGCCATCATCAACTACAGCCGGAAGATGATCATCATCGGGGGCACGGGCTACACCGGCGAGATCAAGAAGGGCATCTTCACCGTGCTGAACTACGTGCTGCCCCAGGAGCGCGGTGTGCTCAGCATGCATTGCAGCGCCAACATTGGCAAGGACGGCGACACGGCCGTGTTCTTCGGCCTCAGCGGCACGGGCAAGACGACGCTCAGCGCCGACCCGGACCGCCGCCTGATCGGCGACGATGAGCATGGCTGGAGCGATTCCGGCGTGTTCAACTTCGAGGGCGGCTGCTACGCCAAGTGCATCGACCTCAGCGCCGAGAAGGAGCCCCAGATCTGGAACGCCATCAAGTTCGGTGCCCTGCTGGAGAACATCGTCTTCCACGAGGGCACCACCAAGGTGGACTTCAGCGACGGCACCAAGACCGAGAACACGCGCGTCAGCTACCCCATCCACCACATCGACAACATCGCGGTGCCCAGCATGGGCGCCCATCCGAAGAACATCTTCTTCCTCACCTGCGATGCCTACGGTGTGCTGCCCCCCATCAGCCGCCTCACGCCGCAGCAGGCCATGTACTGGTTCATCAGCGGCTACACCGCCAAGGTGGCCGGCACCGAGGCCGGGGTCACCGAGCCCAAGACCGTCTTCAGCGCCTGCTTCGGCGCGCCCTTCCTGGCCCTGCACCCCGGCAAGTACGCCGCCATGCTGGGCGAGAAGCTGCGCCAGCACGACGTGCGCATCTGGCTGGTGAACACCGGCTGGAGCGGTGGCGCCTACGGCACCGGCGAACGCATGAAGCTCAAGTACACCCGCGCCATGATCACCGCCGCCCTGCGTGGTGAGCTCGACGGCGTGGACTACCACCAGCATCCCGTGTTCGGCGTGAGCTTCCCGGCCACCTGCCCGCATGTGCCCGATGGCATCCTCGACCCCCGCAGCACCTGGAAGGACAAGGCCGCCTACGACCAGCAGGCCGAGCGCCTGGCCAAGGCGTTCAACGACAATTTCGCCAAGTACAAGGACGGGGTGGAGCCCGAGGTGCTCGCCGCCGCGCCCCGCTCCACGGTGAAGGCCTGA
- a CDS encoding DUF962 domain-containing protein, which yields MRSIHDWFAAYGESHRDPTNKALHWVCIPVIFLSIVGLLWSIPSPVATPHVWAWTAVAAVAVFYARLSKPMMLAMVAWCLLCCGLVLLMERWLPLPLWATCLGLFAGGWIGQFIGHHIEGKKPSFFQDLQFLLIGPAWLMGDLFRRAGLRY from the coding sequence ATGCGGAGCATCCACGACTGGTTCGCGGCGTATGGCGAGAGCCATCGCGACCCCACCAACAAGGCGTTGCACTGGGTGTGCATCCCGGTGATCTTCCTGAGCATCGTGGGGCTGCTGTGGAGCATCCCCTCCCCCGTGGCCACGCCGCATGTGTGGGCGTGGACGGCGGTGGCGGCCGTGGCGGTGTTCTATGCGCGGCTCAGCAAGCCGATGATGCTGGCCATGGTGGCCTGGTGCCTGCTGTGCTGCGGGCTGGTGCTGCTGATGGAGCGCTGGCTGCCGCTGCCGCTCTGGGCCACCTGCCTGGGCCTGTTCGCCGGCGGATGGATCGGCCAGTTCATCGGCCACCACATCGAAGGCAAAAAGCCGAGCTTCTTCCAGGACCTGCAGTTCCTGCTGATCGGCCCGGCCTGGCTGATGGGTGACCTGTTCCGGCGGGCGGGCCTGCGCTACTGA
- a CDS encoding LPP20 family lipoprotein, giving the protein MRRALRWSVLLLVASCKPAQQVQEPPPPAPVVRPTWVDSRPVTGAYYVGIGIAPKNRPDFQEAAKQNALNDLASEISVTVEGNSLLYTLDTRGQFTDSYTSTVRTRTSQQLEGFELVDSWDSGTELWTYYRLSKAEHARLQAEKKRAAMTQATDLHGRSRSALSAGDLPGAFDLELRALIALRDHWGEADRVEVEGRSVVLANELYAGLQQLTSGLTLVSLPERCVLEPANGHRRELLIRARHGTAGALRDMAQVPLTATYPGSAGKVTVNKRTDADGHARITVEGVSLDAATPELLVRLDLDALVNGAGDPALVRTLTAGLSVPELHVPIDLRMPRVLLKADERAYGSPLANAGVAVALREELARRGFRFVDREAESDLVIVLSADTREGGTTSGFYTAFLDLTLTCTDRRTGELVHQTGRQGMKGVQLAYDKAALEAYKKGAQDLRKDLVPALITAIL; this is encoded by the coding sequence ATGCGCCGCGCCCTCCGCTGGTCCGTGCTGCTGCTCGTGGCGTCCTGCAAGCCCGCCCAACAGGTGCAGGAACCGCCGCCGCCGGCCCCGGTCGTGCGCCCGACCTGGGTGGACAGCCGCCCCGTCACCGGCGCCTACTATGTCGGCATCGGCATCGCCCCCAAGAACCGCCCCGACTTCCAGGAGGCGGCCAAGCAGAACGCCCTCAACGACCTGGCCAGCGAGATCAGCGTCACCGTGGAGGGCAACAGCCTGCTGTACACCCTGGACACACGCGGGCAGTTCACCGACAGCTACACCAGCACCGTGCGCACCCGCACCAGCCAGCAGCTGGAGGGCTTCGAGCTGGTGGACAGCTGGGACAGCGGCACCGAGCTGTGGACCTACTACCGCTTGAGCAAGGCCGAGCACGCACGCCTGCAGGCCGAGAAGAAGCGCGCCGCCATGACCCAGGCCACCGACCTGCACGGCCGCAGCCGGTCCGCATTGTCCGCCGGTGACCTTCCCGGGGCCTTCGACCTGGAGCTGCGCGCCCTCATCGCCCTCCGCGATCACTGGGGTGAGGCCGACCGGGTGGAGGTCGAGGGGCGGTCCGTGGTGCTGGCCAACGAACTGTACGCCGGTCTTCAACAGCTCACCTCCGGCCTCACCCTCGTCAGCCTTCCGGAGCGCTGCGTGCTGGAGCCCGCCAACGGCCATCGCCGCGAGCTCCTCATCCGGGCGCGCCACGGGACCGCCGGCGCACTGCGCGACATGGCCCAGGTGCCCCTCACGGCCACCTATCCCGGAAGCGCCGGCAAGGTGACGGTGAACAAGCGCACCGATGCCGACGGCCACGCCCGCATCACCGTGGAGGGCGTGTCGCTGGATGCCGCAACGCCCGAGCTGCTCGTCCGCCTCGACCTGGACGCCCTGGTGAACGGGGCCGGCGACCCGGCCCTGGTGCGCACGCTCACCGCCGGCCTCAGCGTGCCCGAACTGCATGTGCCGATCGACCTGCGGATGCCCCGCGTGCTGCTGAAGGCCGATGAACGCGCCTATGGCTCCCCCCTCGCCAACGCCGGCGTGGCCGTCGCCCTGCGCGAGGAGCTTGCCCGCCGCGGCTTCCGCTTCGTGGACCGCGAGGCCGAGAGCGACCTGGTGATCGTCCTGAGCGCCGACACGCGCGAGGGCGGCACCACCAGCGGGTTCTACACCGCCTTCCTCGACCTCACCCTCACCTGCACCGACCGCCGCACCGGTGAACTGGTGCACCAGACCGGCCGCCAGGGCATGAAAGGTGTGCAACTGGCCTACGACAAGGCCGCCCTGGAGGCCTACAAGAAGGGCGCGCAGGACCTCCGCAAGGACCTTGTGCCCGCCTTGATCACGGCGATCTTGTAG
- a CDS encoding ATP-binding protein, translated as MNYQRPQLRHLTKRLSGPRRHIQVVSGPRQVGKSTLVAQALALLGTPAISVSADDPEAQHPAWLARQWDRARALTTGTRRRGALLVLDEVQKIPRWSELVKARWDEDTRSGTPVKVVLLGSSPLLMQQGLTESLAGRFEVLRMQQWSYSEMREAFGWDLDRYLVHGGYPGAATLVRQPGRWRMYVRDALIETSIARDVLQMTRVDKPALLRRVFELGSAYSGQELSWTKMLGQLQDAGNTTTLAWYGELLSQAGLLTPLQKVAGQRARQRASSPKWLVHDTAFLTAPAGLTPAQYRSDPARWGRLVESAVGAHVLHGALDEGYEVHYWREGDREVDLVVRRGGRLTAIEVKSGRPRERRSGLNAFHDAFHPARTLLIGPGELELETFLAHPASAVLA; from the coding sequence ATGAACTACCAACGTCCCCAGCTCCGCCACCTGACCAAGCGCCTGAGCGGCCCCCGCCGTCACATCCAGGTGGTGAGCGGACCGCGCCAGGTGGGCAAGAGCACCCTGGTGGCCCAGGCCCTGGCCCTGCTGGGCACACCCGCCATCAGCGTGAGCGCGGACGACCCCGAGGCGCAGCACCCCGCCTGGCTGGCGCGGCAGTGGGACCGTGCGCGGGCGCTGACGACGGGCACCCGGCGGCGCGGGGCGCTGCTGGTGCTGGACGAGGTGCAGAAGATCCCACGCTGGAGCGAGCTGGTGAAGGCCCGATGGGACGAGGACACCCGATCGGGCACCCCTGTGAAGGTGGTCCTTTTGGGCTCCTCGCCCCTGTTGATGCAGCAAGGCCTCACCGAGAGCCTCGCCGGCCGTTTCGAGGTGCTGCGGATGCAACAATGGTCCTACTCCGAAATGCGCGAAGCCTTCGGCTGGGACCTCGACCGCTATCTGGTGCACGGCGGGTATCCGGGTGCGGCCACCTTGGTGCGGCAACCCGGGCGATGGCGGATGTACGTGCGCGACGCGCTGATCGAAACCAGCATCGCCCGGGATGTGCTGCAGATGACCCGGGTGGACAAGCCGGCGCTGCTGAGGCGTGTGTTCGAGCTGGGCTCGGCGTACAGCGGCCAGGAGCTGAGCTGGACGAAAATGCTCGGGCAGTTGCAGGACGCCGGTAACACCACCACCCTGGCCTGGTATGGCGAGCTCCTCAGCCAGGCCGGGCTGCTCACTCCGCTGCAGAAGGTGGCCGGCCAGCGCGCGCGGCAACGCGCCAGCAGCCCCAAATGGCTGGTGCACGACACCGCCTTCCTCACCGCCCCGGCCGGCCTCACGCCCGCGCAATACCGCAGCGACCCCGCACGCTGGGGACGCCTGGTGGAGAGCGCCGTGGGTGCGCACGTGCTGCATGGGGCCCTGGACGAAGGCTACGAGGTCCATTATTGGCGGGAGGGTGATCGGGAAGTGGACCTCGTGGTGCGGCGAGGTGGCAGGCTCACGGCCATCGAGGTCAAGAGCGGCCGCCCGCGGGAACGACGCTCCGGACTGAACGCCTTCCACGATGCGTTCCACCCGGCCCGGACCCTCCTCATCGGCCCGGGCGAGCTTGAACTGGAGACCTTCCTCGCCCACCCCGCTTCGGCCGTGCTGGCCTGA
- a CDS encoding glycosyltransferase family 9 protein, with the protein MHAHHPDAAIDLVVRSGNEGLFDGHPFLHRLHVWDKRTHKTRNLLALIRALRRTSYDHIINAQRFLSTGLITVLARGRETVGYDKNPLSRFFTRTVKHVIGDGRHEVDRLNALIEHLTDGTRPLPRLYPTPNAREEARAHLSTWARPVPLQRDGHTSTRSHEHMSTWPHEHMSTWPHEHMAYVCIAPASVWSTKQWPEHKWIELVQAIPMDRQVFIIGAPGDTALAQRIIAASGRGVDLTRELGLLQSAALMEGATMNYVNDSAPLHIASAMNAPVTAVFCSTVPAFGFGPLRANGRAVETTEELDCRPCGLHGHSACPKGHFRCAEGIGVERVLAP; encoded by the coding sequence CTGCATGCCCACCACCCCGACGCCGCCATCGACCTGGTGGTGCGCTCCGGCAACGAAGGGCTGTTCGACGGGCACCCCTTCCTGCACCGGCTCCACGTGTGGGACAAGCGCACCCACAAGACCAGGAACCTCCTCGCCCTCATCCGCGCGCTGCGGCGGACCAGCTACGACCACATCATCAACGCCCAGCGCTTCCTCAGCACCGGCCTCATCACCGTGCTGGCGCGGGGCAGGGAGACGGTGGGCTACGACAAGAACCCCTTGAGCCGCTTCTTCACCCGCACGGTGAAGCACGTGATCGGCGACGGGCGGCATGAAGTGGACCGCCTGAACGCGCTGATCGAACACCTCACCGACGGCACACGCCCCTTGCCCCGCCTCTACCCCACGCCGAATGCGCGGGAGGAAGCCCGTGCTCACCTGTCCACATGGGCACGACCTGTCCCGCTCCAGCGGGATGGGCACACGAGCACACGGTCACATGAGCACATGAGCACATGGCCACATGAGCACATGAGCACATGGCCACATGAGCACATGGCCTACGTCTGCATCGCGCCCGCCTCGGTGTGGTCCACCAAGCAATGGCCCGAGCACAAGTGGATCGAGCTGGTGCAGGCGATCCCCATGGACCGTCAGGTGTTCATCATCGGAGCGCCGGGTGATACGGCCTTGGCCCAGCGCATCATCGCCGCCAGTGGCCGAGGCGTGGACCTCACCAGGGAACTGGGCCTGCTGCAGAGCGCGGCGCTGATGGAGGGTGCCACCATGAACTACGTGAACGACAGCGCACCGCTGCACATCGCCAGCGCCATGAACGCCCCGGTTACGGCCGTCTTCTGCAGCACGGTACCCGCCTTCGGCTTCGGGCCGCTGCGCGCCAACGGCCGCGCGGTGGAGACGACGGAGGAACTGGATTGCCGTCCCTGCGGCCTGCACGGCCACAGCGCCTGCCCGAAGGGGCATTTCCGGTGCGCGGAGGGGATCGGGGTGGAACGGGTACTGGCCCCGTGA
- a CDS encoding HlyC/CorC family transporter: MELLVILLLTLLNGFFSLSEIALVSLKPARIQAMVDQGDRRGRTIQRLLADPEGFLSSVQVGITLIGIIAGAYGGAALTDDLEAVLKGWPSLAPYAHNTAFAVVIGGITYFTIVVGELVPKSIALSAPEPIARFAAPIIRVFTLATYPIVKLLSWSTTLLMKLVPVREDRSDQLSEEELRAIIRTANVQGVLDQAESEAHQNLFRFSAHRARTLMTHRGQVEWIDSTRPLRDIVEQVRHSLRSKFPVCRGTVDEIEGTLSARDLLEHEDSPGFTLRQVVVPPIIVPESAEAFDILKRFKKSKQYIALVVDEHGQFEGVVTLHDLTEAIVGDLPDEDEEHPGHMVQRADGSWLVDGQVLIGDLNQRVGRTLMDEEETSYATVAGFFLGRLERIPVAGDRIEAGEFTGEVVDMDGNRIDKVLIHPKAR, from the coding sequence ATGGAGCTCCTGGTCATCCTGCTGCTCACCCTGCTCAACGGCTTCTTCTCGCTGAGCGAGATCGCGCTCGTGAGCCTGAAGCCCGCGCGCATCCAGGCGATGGTGGACCAGGGCGACCGGCGCGGGCGCACCATCCAGCGGCTGCTGGCCGACCCCGAGGGCTTCCTCAGCTCCGTGCAGGTGGGCATCACCCTCATCGGCATCATCGCCGGCGCCTACGGCGGGGCGGCCCTCACCGACGACCTGGAGGCCGTGCTGAAGGGCTGGCCCTCCCTGGCGCCCTACGCGCACAACACCGCCTTCGCCGTGGTCATCGGCGGCATCACCTACTTCACCATCGTGGTGGGCGAGCTGGTGCCCAAGTCCATCGCCCTCAGCGCCCCCGAGCCCATCGCCCGCTTCGCCGCGCCCATCATCCGCGTGTTCACCCTGGCCACCTACCCCATCGTGAAGCTGCTTTCGTGGTCCACCACCCTGCTGATGAAGCTGGTGCCCGTGCGCGAGGACCGCTCGGACCAGCTGAGCGAGGAGGAGCTGCGCGCCATCATCCGCACCGCCAACGTGCAGGGCGTGCTGGACCAGGCCGAGAGCGAGGCCCACCAGAACCTCTTCCGCTTCAGTGCCCACCGCGCCCGCACCCTGATGACGCACCGCGGCCAGGTGGAATGGATCGACAGCACACGGCCGCTGCGCGACATCGTGGAACAGGTGCGCCACAGCCTGCGCTCCAAGTTCCCCGTGTGCCGCGGCACGGTGGACGAGATCGAAGGCACCCTCAGCGCCCGCGACCTGCTCGAGCACGAGGACAGCCCCGGCTTCACCCTGCGCCAGGTGGTGGTGCCCCCCATCATCGTGCCCGAGAGCGCCGAGGCCTTCGACATCCTCAAGCGCTTCAAGAAGAGCAAGCAGTACATCGCGCTGGTGGTGGACGAGCACGGCCAGTTCGAGGGCGTGGTGACGCTGCACGACCTCACCGAGGCCATCGTGGGCGACCTGCCCGACGAGGACGAGGAGCACCCCGGACACATGGTGCAGCGCGCCGATGGCAGCTGGCTGGTGGACGGGCAGGTGCTCATCGGCGACCTCAACCAGCGCGTGGGCCGCACCCTGATGGACGAGGAGGAGACCAGCTACGCCACCGTCGCGGGCTTCTTCCTGGGCCGGCTGGAGCGCATCCCCGTGGCCGGCGACCGCATCGAGGCCGGCGAGTTCACCGGCGAGGTGGTGGACATGGACGGCAACCGCATCGACAAGGTGCTCATCCATCCCAAGGCCCGGTGA